In a genomic window of Candidatus Thorarchaeota archaeon:
- the cofE gene encoding coenzyme F420-0:L-glutamate ligase, with translation MRLFALQNIPRVDNVCNLGDVIVQSLQKSGINLEDGDILVVAHTVVSKAEGRVAHCDAVEPSLRALEIARRNGFDPVHVELALRECRRVLRDHGVLITEAKNGMVCNFSGVDRSNAPDRSFVLLPIDADKSADRIRECVEVSVGVRVAVIISDTQGRPWRKGGVNLAIGCSGIAAFRYNRGRTDLHGRILERSTVCHVDEIAAAAEPLMGQAGEGTPVVVVRGYSYEQGGERGKDIPRTREEDLFR, from the coding sequence ATTAGGCTCTTCGCACTCCAGAACATTCCGAGAGTGGACAATGTTTGTAACCTTGGTGATGTGATCGTTCAGTCACTACAGAAGAGCGGCATCAACCTGGAGGACGGGGACATTCTGGTCGTTGCTCACACAGTTGTCTCCAAAGCAGAAGGAAGAGTGGCGCATTGTGATGCTGTAGAGCCCAGTCTTCGTGCTCTAGAGATTGCAAGACGAAATGGGTTTGACCCAGTACATGTAGAGCTCGCCCTGAGAGAATGCCGCCGTGTCTTGAGAGACCACGGGGTGCTCATAACTGAAGCCAAGAATGGAATGGTCTGCAACTTTAGTGGGGTGGACAGGTCGAACGCGCCCGACCGGTCCTTCGTGCTCTTGCCCATCGATGCGGACAAGAGTGCCGACAGAATCAGGGAGTGTGTGGAAGTTAGTGTGGGTGTTCGTGTTGCAGTCATCATATCTGACACACAAGGGCGCCCGTGGAGAAAGGGAGGAGTCAACCTTGCCATTGGATGCTCAGGAATAGCGGCATTCAGGTACAATCGGGGGAGAACAGACCTGCATGGGCGAATCTTGGAACGATCTACAGTCTGCCATGTAGACGAGATTGCGGCAGCTGCAGAACCTCTCATGGGACAGGCAGGAGAGGGCACTCCAGTAGTGGTTGTGAGAGGCTATTCTTACGAACAGGGAGGTGAACGCGGAAAGGACATACCGCGCACGCGAGAAGAAGACCTGTTCAGATGA